A region from the Candidatus Acidulodesulfobacterium acidiphilum genome encodes:
- a CDS encoding DUF2191 domain-containing protein: MHIICINLIIYRRGIYMRTTITIDKDIIDVLLEETHVKSKASAVKIAIDSYLKRKKAEKIKSMKGKLDFDMTADEIRHYER, translated from the coding sequence ATGCATATAATTTGCATAAATTTAATAATATATAGACGGGGTATATATATGCGCACTACAATCACGATAGACAAAGATATAATCGACGTTCTTCTAGAAGAAACACATGTAAAAAGCAAGGCCTCTGCCGTTAAAATAGCAATCGATTCTTACCTAAAAAGAAAGAAAGCGGAAAAAATAAAATCTATGAAGGGCAAGCTCGATTTCGACATGACGGCCGACGAGATAAGGCATTATGAGAGATAA
- a CDS encoding HEPN domain-containing protein, whose amino-acid sequence MQYIKAYYVKNINNEIPRTHDLLKIAMLANIDLSENRKDILQNITLFNIEARYEESKRDFYKKCTKEFAEKNIEIIMELRIWLMKKIKA is encoded by the coding sequence GTGCAGTATATAAAGGCATATTACGTAAAAAATATTAATAATGAAATTCCAAGAACCCATGACTTGCTTAAAATAGCAATGCTTGCAAATATCGATTTATCTGAAAACCGCAAAGATATTTTGCAAAATATTACCTTATTTAATATAGAAGCAAGATATGAAGAAAGTAAAAGAGATTTTTATAAAAAATGTACGAAAGAATTTGCCGAAAAAAATATTGAAATAATTATGGAGTTGCGGATATGGTTGATGAAAAAAATAAAAGCCTGA
- a CDS encoding PIN domain-containing protein translates to MRFVLDNSVTMRWFFGDGKPDELNYAKNVLESMKNAAAIVPAIWGLEVSNVIAKAESKGLVTEARSTVFLETLKELDIEADFHAHLRSLDDILNLARRYGLSSYDASYLELALRENLPLATLDEYLIKSAEKAGIKIYY, encoded by the coding sequence ATGAGGTTCGTGCTCGATAATTCCGTTACTATGAGATGGTTTTTCGGAGACGGAAAACCTGATGAACTAAATTATGCAAAAAACGTACTTGAATCTATGAAGAATGCTGCTGCTATAGTGCCTGCTATATGGGGACTGGAAGTGTCAAACGTTATCGCTAAGGCGGAATCTAAAGGATTAGTGACGGAGGCAAGAAGTACAGTATTTCTTGAAACATTAAAAGAACTGGATATCGAAGCAGACTTTCATGCCCACTTACGTTCGCTTGACGATATTCTTAATTTGGCAAGACGCTACGGATTATCTTCTTACGATGCTTCTTATCTTGAATTGGCTTTGCGGGAGAATCTTCCTTTGGCTACATTAGACGAATATTTAATTAAGTCTGCCGAAAAAGCCGGAATTAAAATTTATTATTGA
- a CDS encoding nucleotidyltransferase domain-containing protein, which produces MVDEKNKSLILDSINKYLTELQKNDINIVGAYLFGSYSKNNTDKWSDIDLAILTDKFIGDSFDFTLLLMKIARNIDFNIEPHPYIADEFNKNNPFAAEIIKTGIRVL; this is translated from the coding sequence ATGGTTGATGAAAAAAATAAAAGCCTGATTTTAGATTCAATAAATAAATATTTAACCGAATTGCAAAAAAACGATATAAATATTGTAGGGGCATATCTGTTTGGTTCTTATTCAAAAAATAACACCGACAAATGGAGCGATATAGATTTAGCTATTTTAACCGATAAATTTATCGGCGATAGTTTTGATTTTACTCTTCTTCTTATGAAAATAGCCAGAAATATAGATTTTAATATAGAGCCTCACCCGTATATTGCCGATGAATTCAACAAAAACAATCCATTTGCGGCTGAAATAATAAAAACAGGCATCAGAGTGCTATAG
- a CDS encoding putative toxin-antitoxin system toxin component, PIN family, whose amino-acid sequence MDIVIDTNVIVSGVINPDGFPAKILNMVINGKLTINADSRIIDEYNRVLRSRKFSFPEVYIIPLLNYISSEFKPVLPDNPYQLALKDPSDRPFVEVSLYKDIPLITGNGKHFENIKNLRLYNPKEFILEKFSH is encoded by the coding sequence ATGGATATAGTTATCGACACGAACGTCATTGTTTCCGGCGTGATTAATCCCGACGGTTTTCCCGCAAAAATTTTAAATATGGTTATAAACGGAAAATTGACGATTAACGCCGATTCAAGAATTATTGACGAGTATAATAGAGTATTAAGAAGCCGAAAATTTTCATTTCCAGAAGTATATATTATTCCTTTATTAAATTATATTTCGTCCGAATTCAAACCGGTATTGCCGGACAACCCATACCAGTTGGCTCTCAAAGACCCTTCAGACCGTCCTTTCGTCGAGGTATCCCTTTATAAAGATATCCCGTTAATAACCGGCAACGGAAAACATTTTGAAAATATTAAAAACTTACGGCTTTATAACCCCAAAGAATTTATTCTAGAAAAATTTAGTCATTAA
- a CDS encoding HEPN domain-containing protein produces the protein MDDYAIELRYPDDFYMPSVEESNQAIATAEKVREFILEKFSH, from the coding sequence ATTGACGATTACGCTATTGAATTAAGATATCCTGACGATTTTTATATGCCGTCCGTGGAAGAGTCCAATCAAGCAATTGCTACTGCGGAAAAAGTGAGAGAATTTATTCTAGAAAAATTCAGTCATTAA
- a CDS encoding type II toxin-antitoxin system Phd/YefM family antitoxin — protein MNRKWQLQEAKNKFSNLVEIAKNEGPQLITKNGKDAAVILSIDEYKKLVKPKTNLIEFIQQSPLKGIKIDTSRNKSHSRNFDI, from the coding sequence ATGAATAGAAAATGGCAGCTGCAAGAAGCAAAAAATAAATTCAGCAATTTAGTTGAAATTGCTAAGAACGAAGGGCCGCAACTTATTACAAAAAACGGTAAAGATGCCGCGGTTATTCTTTCTATAGACGAGTATAAAAAATTAGTAAAACCGAAAACTAATCTTATTGAATTTATTCAGCAGTCCCCTCTTAAGGGTATTAAAATAGATACTTCAAGAAATAAATCACATTCAAGAAATTTTGATATTTAA
- a CDS encoding type II toxin-antitoxin system VapC family toxin, with product MGYLLDTCVISEIAKPKPNKDVILWLKENDEDNFYLSVLTFGELYKGISKLRDSKKKELLCDWVENELKNRFKNKILDINFIIAEIWGNIEGKAESNGIVLPSIDALIASTGIAYDLTVVTRNTSDMERTGVKLLNPWVSV from the coding sequence ATGGGCTATTTATTGGATACTTGCGTAATATCGGAAATCGCAAAGCCTAAACCAAATAAAGACGTAATACTGTGGTTAAAGGAAAATGACGAAGATAATTTTTATCTATCAGTTCTTACCTTCGGCGAATTGTATAAAGGTATATCGAAACTCCGTGATTCAAAGAAGAAAGAACTTCTTTGCGATTGGGTTGAAAATGAATTAAAAAATAGATTTAAAAATAAAATCTTAGATATCAATTTCATTATCGCCGAAATATGGGGTAATATAGAGGGGAAAGCCGAGTCAAACGGCATAGTATTGCCTTCCATTGACGCTCTCATTGCTTCTACCGGTATTGCTTATGATTTAACGGTCGTTACCAGAAATACTTCAGATATGGAAAGAACAGGGGTTAAACTGCTAAATCCCTGGGTTTCAGTTTAA
- a CDS encoding nucleotidyltransferase domain-containing protein → MAIRLATEETKTISDTIYGFDKNAAIFLFGSRTDESKKGGDIDLLIISGKILYNERRKIKLELLKKLGDRKIDLIIADNPDKNAFIQFAYKHGVKL, encoded by the coding sequence ATGGCGATAAGGCTTGCTACCGAAGAAACTAAAACTATTTCCGACACGATTTACGGTTTTGATAAAAATGCCGCTATTTTTTTATTCGGCTCCAGAACCGACGAATCAAAAAAAGGCGGAGATATAGATTTATTAATCATATCAGGCAAAATTCTTTACAATGAAAGAAGAAAAATAAAACTGGAACTGTTAAAAAAATTAGGAGATAGAAAAATAGATTTGATTATTGCTGACAATCCTGATAAAAATGCGTTTATACAATTTGCCTATAAACATGGCGTTAAATTATGA
- a CDS encoding PIN domain-containing protein, giving the protein MRDNKILVDTSVWIDYFKGQSSYIANLMDVIITENNIYVPRVVIAELMQGCKSEKEVSIIEEFLDAFFIIDSSQNTWTKAGKLSFLMKKRGKTVNLIDCYIAVIANENDCKVLTLDKHFNDIKNFLKIKVDGIKR; this is encoded by the coding sequence ATGAGAGATAATAAAATACTGGTCGATACATCGGTCTGGATAGACTATTTTAAGGGGCAAAGCTCTTATATTGCAAACCTTATGGACGTTATTATTACTGAAAATAATATATATGTTCCGAGAGTCGTAATTGCTGAACTTATGCAGGGTTGCAAATCGGAAAAAGAAGTATCGATAATAGAAGAGTTTTTGGATGCATTTTTTATAATAGACAGTTCCCAAAACACTTGGACAAAAGCGGGCAAATTATCGTTTTTAATGAAAAAGCGCGGTAAAACCGTAAATTTAATCGACTGTTATATAGCCGTTATCGCTAATGAGAATGACTGCAAAGTTTTAACGCTCGATAAACATTTCAATGATATAAAAAACTTTTTAAAAATTAAAGTGGACGGAATAAAGCGGTAA
- a CDS encoding YdcF family protein, producing the protein MFFIKKLIESILFPPGIIIFAFLLLTLLSFAISKRKNIKPAESAGRIFLLIPLISLISATCIYLLSIQPVSNMLLIPLETSYPVPSSKIIKKPSAIVVLSSGAYNRHTLGGDTFNRLYEGFKLYKKYHVPIIVSGGRATSTFSLAKAMKNVLVSIGVGKRYVITEDKSDDTYQNARYVLKICEKKDFKRIILVTSAYHMPRAMLLFNWVKHIKKNKNKTNRFKTIKIKIIPYPADFKTDMHYNIYGYFPQLGYLLTSSEALHEYIGYVYYYIKEKM; encoded by the coding sequence ATGTTTTTCATTAAAAAACTTATAGAATCTATATTATTTCCGCCAGGGATTATAATTTTTGCGTTTTTGCTTCTAACCTTGCTTTCTTTTGCGATTTCAAAGAGAAAAAATATTAAACCCGCAGAGTCCGCAGGACGCATATTTTTATTGATACCTTTAATTTCTCTAATTTCGGCAACCTGCATTTATCTGCTTTCTATACAGCCTGTTTCTAATATGCTGTTAATTCCTTTAGAAACAAGCTATCCGGTGCCGTCGTCTAAAATAATCAAAAAGCCGTCGGCTATAGTCGTTCTTTCTTCCGGCGCTTATAACAGGCATACTCTTGGCGGCGATACGTTCAACAGGCTTTATGAAGGCTTTAAATTATACAAAAAATACCATGTTCCTATAATAGTTTCAGGCGGCCGGGCTACTTCTACATTTTCCTTGGCAAAAGCAATGAAAAACGTTCTTGTTTCTATCGGAGTAGGTAAGCGTTACGTTATAACCGAAGATAAAAGCGACGATACATACCAGAACGCCCGGTATGTTTTAAAAATTTGCGAAAAAAAGGATTTTAAACGGATTATTCTCGTCACTTCGGCTTATCATATGCCTAGGGCTATGCTTTTGTTTAATTGGGTCAAACATATAAAGAAAAATAAAAATAAAACCAATAGGTTTAAAACTATCAAAATTAAAATCATCCCGTATCCAGCGGATTTTAAAACCGATATGCATTATAATATCTACGGCTATTTCCCGCAGTTAGGCTATCTTTTGACATCTTCGGAAGCCCTGCACGAATATATCGGATATGTTTATTATTACATTAAAGAAAAGATGTGA
- a CDS encoding type II toxin-antitoxin system prevent-host-death family antitoxin, protein MMKIRIGAYEAKTKLPMILRNVKDGQSYTITNRGEEVAELTPSLNMNKKNKDLAVEKIKALMLDNPVKGVNIKDIISESRP, encoded by the coding sequence ATGATGAAAATAAGAATCGGAGCCTATGAAGCTAAAACCAAACTTCCTATGATATTGCGCAATGTTAAAGACGGACAGTCATATACTATAACTAACAGGGGAGAAGAGGTGGCTGAGTTAACGCCCAGCCTAAATATGAATAAAAAAAACAAAGACCTTGCCGTTGAAAAAATCAAGGCTCTTATGCTGGACAATCCCGTCAAAGGAGTTAATATAAAAGATATAATTTCCGAGAGCAGACCATGA
- a CDS encoding DUF2442 domain-containing protein — MINSKTHGKIIRKTEVTHISANGIWILTGDKELFMSYNDFPWFKEAPKGKILNVEEPTLGHFYWPDLDIDLSVNIIKIPPYSP, encoded by the coding sequence ATGATAAATTCAAAGACGCATGGAAAAATCATAAGGAAGACTGAGGTTACTCATATTTCTGCTAACGGAATTTGGATCTTAACCGGAGATAAAGAATTGTTTATGTCTTATAATGATTTTCCATGGTTTAAAGAAGCACCGAAAGGGAAGATACTTAATGTTGAAGAGCCTACCCTCGGGCATTTTTACTGGCCGGATTTGGATATAGACCTCTCTGTTAATATAATAAAAATCCCGCCTTATTCCCCCTAA
- a CDS encoding type II toxin-antitoxin system Phd/YefM family antitoxin has product MKFITSKELRNNPSKLWESGAGGETVVTVNGKPKAIVIELDGDDVEEQLKSIRRAKAESALDKLRLYSIQKGLNKLTDKEILTEIEKTRKENLK; this is encoded by the coding sequence ATGAAATTTATAACAAGCAAAGAATTAAGGAATAATCCGTCAAAATTATGGGAATCCGGGGCAGGCGGCGAGACCGTAGTAACCGTTAACGGAAAGCCTAAAGCAATAGTAATAGAGTTGGACGGCGACGATGTAGAAGAACAGCTTAAATCGATAAGAAGGGCAAAAGCGGAATCTGCATTAGACAAATTAAGGCTCTATTCCATTCAAAAAGGTTTAAATAAACTTACCGATAAAGAAATTTTAACCGAAATTGAAAAAACAAGGAAAGAAAACCTCAAATAA